The Pyrus communis chromosome 9, drPyrComm1.1, whole genome shotgun sequence genome has a segment encoding these proteins:
- the LOC137745941 gene encoding receptor protein kinase-like protein ZAR1 has translation MMLLLLHIALFLIPDVVLCLNPDGLSLLALKSAIETDPTGILDSWSESDPTPCHWHGVVCTRNRVTDLLLANKRLTGYIPSELGHLDSLKRLSLSNNNFSKPIPAHLFNAAALITLDLSHNSLVGPVPAQIGALKALKHLDLSSNFLNGSLPESLAELPSLAGTLNLSYNNFSGEVPASYGRIPVLVSLDLRHNNLTGKVPQVGSLANQGPTAFSGNPSLCGFPLDIPCPEAQNPNSSKSGGQDVKPIDPDPSLVRGVEERENRSGGSVTVPIISGVSVVIGAVSVSVWLFRIRSRAKEGKTGKEKVVKEVAEVVVVEEGEGQNGKFVVVDEGFGLELEDLLRASAYVVGKSRSGITYRVVAGCGGKGHGAAPSVVAVRRLSEGDATWRLKEFEAEVEAIGKVVHPNILRLRAYYYANDEKLLVTDFIRNGSLYNALHGGPSNSLPPLPWTARLKIAQGTARGLMYIHEHSTRKYVHGNIKSTKILLNNDLQPYISGFGLARLMLGTSKFTTSASRRQNSNESIAASGLVVPTSSTIYLAPEARISRSKFTQKCDVYSFGIVLLEILTGRLPDEGIENGGKGLESLVRKTFRDERPLSEIIDPVLLQEVYAKKQVVEAFHIALNCTELDPELRPRMKTVSESLDRLKLQC, from the exons atgaTGCTTCTTTTGCTGCATATTGCTCTATTTCTGATTCCTGACGTGGTCCTCTGTCTCAACCCAGATGGGCTCTCCCTCCTCGCACTCAAATCCGCAATCGAAACCGACCCGACCGGGATCCTCGACTCCTGGTCGGAATCCGATCCCACTCCCTGCCACTGGCACGGCGTCGTCTGCACCCGCAACCGAGTCACCGACCTCCTCCTCGCCAACAAACGCCTCACCGGCTACATTCCCTCCGAGCTCGGCCACCTCGACTCGCTCAAGCGACTCAGCCTCTCCAACAACAACTTCTCCAAGCCCATCCCTGCCCACCTATTCAACGCCGCCGCCCTCATTACTCTGGACCTCTCCCACAACTCCCTCGTGGGCCCAGTCCCGGCGCAAATTGGAGCCCTCAAGGCCCTGAAGCACCTCGACTTGTCCTCCAATTTCCTCAACGGCTCACTCCCCGAGTCTCTCGCCGAGCTTCCCTCCCTCGCCGGAACCCTGAACCTCTCTTACAACAATTTCTCCGGCGAAGTTCCGGCATCGTACGGAAGGATTCCGGTGCTCGTGAGCCTGGACCTCCGGCACAACAACCTCACCGGAAAAGTGCCTCAGGTGGGCTCGCTGGCGAACCAGGGCCCCACCGCGTTTTCTGGAAACCCTAGCCTCTGCGGGTTTCCGTTGGATATTCCGTGCCCGGAagctcaaaaccctaattcctcgAAAAGCGGAGGTCAGGATGTTAAACCCATCGACCCGGATCCGAGTCTAGTCCGCGGGGTGGAAGAGAGGGAAAATCGGAGCGGCGGTTCGGTGACGGTTCCGATAATTTCGGGCGTTTCGGTGGTGATCGGGGCCGTCTCGGTATCGGTGTGGCTGTTTCGGATAAGAAGCAGGGCCAAGGAGGGCAAAACGGGAAAGGAGAAAGTGGTAAAGGAAGTAGctgaggtggtggtggtggaagagGGGGAAGGGCAAAATGGTAAATTCGTGGTGGTGGACGAGGGATTCGGGTTGGAATTGGAGGATTTGCTGAGGGCATCGGCGTACGTGGTGGGGAAGAGCAGGAGTGGGATTACGTACAGGGTGGTCGCCGGTTGTGGCGGGAAGGGACATGGTGCAGCGCCGTCGGTTGTGGCCGTGAGGAGGCTGAGCGAGGGTGATGCCACGTGGCGGTTGAAGGAGTTTGAGGCTGAGGTGGAGGCGATAGGGAAGGTGGTGCACCCCAATATATTGCGCCTGAGAGCATACTACTACGCGAATGATGAGAAACTGCTGGTTACTGATTTCATTCGCAATGGCAGCCTGTACAATGCACTTCATG GGGGACCATCCAACTCTTTGCCGCCTTTGCCATGGACGGCAAGGTTAAAAATTGCTCAGGGGACTGCAAGGGGTTTGATGTACATACACGAACACAGCACTCGAAAGTATGTTCATGGAAACATTAAATCGACAAAGATCCTTCTCAACAATGATCTCCAACCTTACATATCCGGTTTCGGATTGGCACGTCTTATGTTGGGTACCTCAAAGTTCACCACTTCAGCATCCAGAAGACAGAACTCAAACGAATCCATTGCGGCCTCTGGTTTGGTTGTTCCAACTTCTTCAACCATTTACTTGGCACCCGAGGCTCGAATTTCTAGGAGCAAGTTCACTCAGAAATGTGATGTGTACTCCTTTGGAATTGTGCTCTTGGAGATCCTGACTGGTAGGTTGCCAGATGAGGGGATCGAAAATGGTGGCAAGGGACTTGAGAGCCTAGTCAGGAAGACATTCAGAGATGAGCGCCCCTTGTCTGAGATCATAGACCCTGTACTTCTGCAAGAAGTTTATGCAAAGAAGCAAGTTGTTGAAGCGTTTCACATTGCTCTAAATTGCACTGAGCTCGACCCCGAACTGCGTCCTAGGATGAAAACTGTCTCCGAGAGTCTTGATCGCCTCAAATTGCAATGTTAA